The DNA window GCCACTTCTTGTAGTCATCATACTCCAGAGTAGTCTTCTTGCCCTGGTAGCGCGTAACCTTGAGATCCAAGTCCTTCCAGCGGCCCCGGCTGCCAGTCCACCCGGCCTTGCGGATGAGGCTGAATAACGTCTCATCCTTGGTCCAACCCTGCTCAGAGGCGACATCGGGGAGATATGTGGAGCCGTAGCGGCGGCCGCGGTCGTGGAAGGAGAGCCGGATGCCATGAACGCCAATCTCCCAGTCAAAGATGTCATCGACCTCTTCAAAGTCGGTGAGTAACGTGACTGCGACCTGCAGCGTCGGCAGCTCAGACTTTCTGATGGGAGAGAAGCGGGTGTCGTGGAGGGCGGATATGAGAGCGTACTCTGGGATGCCTTCGGAGAGATCTTGAGATTCAAAGGTGCCGATGCAGCCGCGCAGCATGGGTTCGCCGTCGTCCATGGTGTTCCATGTCACGAATAGCGGGGCGGAGCTTGGGGGAATAGGCAGGGAAGAAGTGCTTGTAGCGGGTGTTGAGGCACTTAGCGAGgtcgatgaagacgaggatgaagCACTGGCGTCAGGGACCGCGAGATGTTGAAGGCTGGGATCGTCGAGAGCTTTGGGCGACGTGAGCTCCGACTCTGGCGAAGGAGCCGAAAGTTCCTGGATTTCCTCCAAAGTCAGGGCCTTTCGGTTGTTGAGATGAGCATCGAGCGTCTCAAAGCAAGTGAGACAGTGTTCCTTGGTAGCCATCGGAATAAGTAGACTGGAAAAAGAGTCAGGAGACTTTGTTAGAAATGGAGTGGTTGTTACGACTGGAAGCAGAGGCGGCAAGAGATTGCGCCTTGAGCAAGAGCACGGGACGAAAGAGACTGTCAGACGTAGAGGCACCGAAGTAGAGAATGCGATGGAGAGGATAGCAACTGCAGAGTGTGGAAGAGGGAAGAGAAGCAGATGAATTaagcagagagagagagagagatggTTAAACATGGAGGGGTAATTCACTCTGTGGAACTTGGTGTGCTCGACTCAGTGACAACAAACCCAATTTAAAGACCAATACAATTCAACTAACAGAGTCATGAAGAGGGGCTCAAGGCCGCTAGAGTTAGGATATTGCTTGGAAAAGCTGCATTAAGCTAAAAGCGTCATAATTGCTATGGTTGGAAAAGGAAGCTCTGCTGGCTTATCCTCTAAAGGCGGGAACCTTGAGCTAATGTATCTCTACTAAGGCGGTTCAGGCCTGAATCACCGGGCCCACGATCATTGCCCACTAGAAGTCAAGTTAACCTTTTTTCCCGTAACGGACTGGGACCCGTCCATATCTAACTTTAAAAGGTAATCTTTGCttggagaaaagagagaattTGATCGGATGAAACAACTACTACGCTACAGTGGGCATTAAATATGACAATATGATACCAGGGTATGAGAAATCGTGGAGAGGCGAAGCAAGCTGTAGCGATGATGCTGATACAAAGCCAagtatcatcttgcaacCGGAAGGTGGACAGCCGCCAGTTTGATCATCGCGCCCCGGTTACGGAATCGCCCAACTCCATGTTTCAAGCCCAGGATCCGACTCTTAATTCTTGATGATTCATCTTTAATGCTGGGATTTCACATTCAAGAGCTTACGAAGCTCTTGAAGGTCAAGCGTCGGCTACTTCAGGTCCCGAACAAGGCGCATGGAGTAGGTAGCAGTGGGCGCTTGAATACCGGGACTGATGTCCTCAAACACGTCTCACGAAGCTTATTCGGTGTCTCGAGTTGTAAACATAAATCTGGGGGGGAGGTATATCATCTTTGAGATGCAGAGCTGTAGTACAAATAG is part of the Fusarium poae strain DAOMC 252244 chromosome 4, whole genome shotgun sequence genome and encodes:
- a CDS encoding hypothetical protein (BUSCO:49498at5125) — encoded protein: MATKEHCLTCFETLDAHLNNRKALTLEEIQELSAPSPESELTSPKALDDPSLQHLAVPDASASSSSSSTSLSASTPATSTSSLPIPPSSAPLFVTWNTMDDGEPMLRGCIGTFESQDLSEGIPEYALISALHDTRFSPIRKSELPTLQVAVTLLTDFEEVDDIFDWEIGVHGIRLSFHDRGRRYGSTYLPDVASEQGWTKDETLFSLIRKAGWTGSRGRWKDLDLKVTRYQGKKTTLEYDDYKKWRDTVEA